A genomic segment from Chitinophaga flava encodes:
- a CDS encoding sensor histidine kinase codes for MKIRTQILLIFAGLTISTIMVMSILVYYFANQHSFEDFYKRLEIRAYITAKASLPYYEEDSVIYNEIRDEHLEKLPSEKEYLLLVSGRGQINQDSTLKLPASFYHQVLTQSKATHRNGNRFYEGVLYKSKQGLYIVIVSAINQYSSEYLAWLRKILLICFVVSSAILIGAGIFFSRYILRPIRDIMNQVKSISSRNLHLRLDAKQSRDEINELATTFNNMLDRLETAFETQNNFVSNASHELSTPLTAIIGEAELALNKNRTQENYVAALRNILSEAGRLEHITKSLLHLAQTGFDGKKQDWGQVRMDELLFTIKNTIDKIHPGNHVEIDYSLFPEEEEKLSVSGNEQLLELALSNIVMNAIKYSNNQPVSIALAATDLKVIINVKDLGIGIPQADLPYIFSPFFRASNTGHFKGYGIGLPLAMNIIRMHKGDIIVHSQVNAGTEIRVELPL; via the coding sequence TTTTGCCAATCAGCATTCCTTTGAAGACTTTTACAAACGGCTGGAGATACGCGCCTACATCACCGCTAAGGCTTCCCTGCCTTATTACGAGGAAGACTCCGTGATCTATAACGAAATCCGCGACGAACATCTGGAAAAACTACCCTCAGAAAAAGAATATCTGCTACTGGTAAGCGGGAGAGGACAAATCAACCAGGACAGCACACTGAAACTGCCTGCCAGCTTTTATCACCAGGTGCTCACCCAAAGTAAGGCCACCCACCGCAATGGGAACCGCTTTTATGAAGGCGTGCTGTATAAAAGTAAACAGGGGTTGTATATCGTTATCGTATCGGCCATCAACCAGTACAGCAGCGAATACCTGGCCTGGCTGCGTAAGATACTGCTGATCTGTTTTGTAGTTTCGTCGGCCATCCTGATTGGCGCCGGTATTTTCTTCTCCCGGTATATCCTCCGGCCTATCCGGGATATCATGAACCAGGTGAAAAGCATCAGCTCGCGCAACCTGCATCTGCGGCTGGATGCCAAACAAAGCCGGGATGAGATCAACGAACTGGCTACTACGTTTAACAACATGCTGGACCGCCTGGAAACAGCCTTTGAAACACAGAACAACTTTGTCAGCAATGCCTCGCATGAGCTAAGCACGCCACTGACCGCCATCATCGGAGAAGCAGAGCTGGCCCTCAATAAAAACCGAACGCAGGAAAACTATGTAGCCGCTTTACGAAATATCCTCAGTGAGGCCGGCAGACTGGAACATATTACCAAAAGCCTGTTACATCTGGCACAGACAGGTTTTGACGGTAAAAAGCAGGACTGGGGCCAGGTACGGATGGACGAGCTGCTGTTCACCATCAAAAACACGATTGATAAAATACATCCCGGCAACCATGTAGAGATCGATTACAGCCTTTTCCCTGAAGAAGAGGAAAAGCTTTCTGTGTCGGGCAATGAGCAGTTGCTGGAGCTGGCGTTGAGCAATATTGTGATGAATGCCATCAAATATTCCAACAATCAGCCCGTTTCCATTGCGCTGGCGGCCACCGATCTGAAAGTGATCATCAATGTAAAAGACCTGGGTATCGGTATCCCGCAGGCGGACCTTCCTTATATCTTCTCTCCTTTCTTCAGGGCCTCCAATACCGGGCATTTCAAGGGTTATGGTATTGGTTTGCCGTTGGCGATGAATATTATCCGGATGCATAAAGGAGACATTATTGTACATAGTCAGGTAAACGCCGGAACCGAGATCAGGGTGGAGCTCCCACTGTAG